A window of the Macadamia integrifolia cultivar HAES 741 unplaced genomic scaffold, SCU_Mint_v3 scaffold_218A, whole genome shotgun sequence genome harbors these coding sequences:
- the LOC122071410 gene encoding early nodulin-like protein 3, translating into MANTILRLKHHREAVYALNLLSLVLVMQTVGAFDFKVGDANGWTVPADASVNTYNQWAETKRFQIGDSILFVYPADKDSVLQVNKADYESCNTKSPIASFKDGHTSFKFDTNGPHYFISGVPENCKKNEKIVVVVMADRSNRASTTNQTSSASPPSPSGPIENAPAPSPGMEIAPSTPSVGSPTSPASGASSMFVNAIASIAAFAGSSLLLVL; encoded by the exons ATGGCCAACACCATTCTCAGATTGAAACACCATAGAGAAGCAGTCTATGCTTTGAATCTCCTAAGTCTTGTTCTGGTGATGCAAACAGTTGGTGCATTCGATTTCAAGGTTGGAGATGCCAATGGATGGACTGTGCCTGCTGATGCAAGTGTAAACACCTACAATCAATGGGCAGAAACGAAGCGATTCCAAATTGGAGACTCTATAT TGTTCGTTTACCCAGCTGACAAGGACTCAGTGCTTCAAGTAAACAAAGCAGACTACGAAAGCTGCAACACAAAATCACCCATTGCATCATTTAAAGATGGCCACACTTCATTCAAGTTTGATACAAATGGTCCTCACTACTTCATAAGTGGAGTTCCAGAGAATTGCAAGAAGAATGAGAAGATAGTGGTTGTTGTCATGGCAGATCGAAGCAACAGAGCTTCTACCACAAACCAGACGAGCTCTGCATCTCCTCCTTCACCTTCAGGTCCCATTGAGAATGCCCCAGCTCCTTCTCCTGGTATGGAGATTGCTCCATCCACTCCTAGTGTGGGTTCACCCACAAGTCCTGCTAGTGGAGCTTCTTCCATGTTCGTGAATGCAATTGCTTCTATTGCAGCTTTTGCTGGTTCTTCTCTGCTTTTAGTCCTGTAA